One region of Pseudomonas alvandae genomic DNA includes:
- a CDS encoding glycogen/starch/alpha-glucan phosphorylase — protein sequence MTQEPLVREAEVAAFRDAVLTKLTYAVGKDPDHAFDHDWFEAIALAARDHMVEHWMDHTRQIYRKGQKRVYYLSLEFLIGRLLYDSLSNLGLLDTAREALTELGVDLERIRLLEPDAALGNGGLGRLAACFMESMSTLGIAGHGYGIRYEHGLFRQAIVDGWQQEQTEHWLDFGNPWEFERPEVVYPIGFGGSVETVTDDNGKTRQVWSPAETVRAIAYDTPVVGWRGASVNTLRLWRARAVEDLHLERFNAGDHLGAVAEVARAESISRVLYPADSTEAGQELRLRQEYFFVAASLQDLLRRHRNMHTSVLTLGDHAAIQLNDTHPSIAVAELMRQLVDVYDVAWDAAWQITQDTLSYTNHTLLPEALETWPVGLMERMLPRHMQIIYLINAQHIDSLRAKGVHDFDVLRSVSLIEEDNGRRVRMGNLAFLGSHSVNGVSGLHTQLMRSTVFSELHKLYPERINNKTNGITFRRWLFQANAELTSMMVDALGPSVLDNPEERLIELEPFADKPAFRKQFAEQRLHSKKALAYLIHERLGIAVNPAAMFDVQVKRIHEYKRQLLNLMHTVALYQAIRAEPEVDWVPRVKIFAGKAAASYHQAKLIIKLTNDIARVVNNDPTVRGLLKVVFLPNYNVSLAESIIPAADLSEQISTAGFEASGTSNMKFGLNGALTIGTMDGANVEMHERVGGDHMFIFGLTAEQVEARKRNGEFSAAPDIAASHRLGDVLQAIRGGVFSPDDPMRYTGLVDSLVDYDRFLVCADFDAYWNAQAKVEEKWHDSKQWWRSAVLNTARMGWFSSDRTIREYATDIWKALE from the coding sequence ATGACTCAAGAACCACTTGTTCGCGAAGCTGAGGTTGCGGCATTTCGCGACGCCGTGTTGACCAAACTCACTTATGCCGTCGGCAAGGACCCCGATCATGCGTTTGATCACGATTGGTTCGAAGCCATAGCCCTTGCCGCCCGCGACCACATGGTCGAACACTGGATGGACCACACGCGGCAGATCTACCGCAAGGGCCAGAAGCGCGTCTACTACCTCTCCCTGGAATTCCTCATCGGTCGCCTGCTGTACGACAGCCTGAGCAATCTGGGCCTGCTGGACACCGCCCGCGAAGCGTTGACCGAGTTGGGTGTCGACCTGGAACGCATCCGCCTGCTAGAGCCCGACGCGGCCTTGGGCAACGGTGGCCTCGGTCGCCTGGCGGCGTGCTTCATGGAGAGCATGTCGACGCTGGGCATCGCCGGCCATGGCTACGGTATTCGGTATGAGCACGGCTTGTTCCGCCAGGCGATTGTCGACGGCTGGCAGCAGGAGCAGACCGAGCACTGGCTGGATTTCGGCAACCCGTGGGAGTTCGAACGGCCGGAAGTGGTCTACCCGATCGGCTTTGGTGGCAGCGTTGAAACCGTGACGGACGACAACGGCAAGACTCGTCAGGTCTGGTCTCCGGCCGAAACCGTGCGCGCCATTGCCTATGACACGCCGGTGGTGGGCTGGCGCGGTGCCAGTGTCAACACCCTGCGCTTGTGGCGCGCCCGGGCCGTGGAAGACCTGCACCTGGAGCGCTTCAATGCCGGCGACCACCTCGGCGCCGTGGCGGAAGTGGCCCGGGCCGAGAGTATTTCCCGCGTCTTGTACCCGGCCGACAGCACCGAGGCCGGCCAGGAATTGCGCCTTCGCCAGGAGTATTTCTTCGTCGCCGCCTCGCTGCAGGATTTGCTGCGCCGCCATCGCAACATGCACACCTCGGTGCTGACCCTGGGCGATCACGCGGCGATCCAGCTCAACGATACGCACCCGTCCATTGCCGTGGCCGAGCTGATGCGCCAATTGGTGGACGTCTACGACGTCGCGTGGGACGCGGCCTGGCAGATCACCCAGGACACGTTGTCCTACACCAACCACACGCTGCTGCCCGAAGCCCTGGAAACCTGGCCGGTGGGGCTGATGGAGCGGATGTTGCCCCGGCACATGCAGATCATCTACCTGATCAACGCCCAGCACATCGATTCGCTGCGGGCCAAGGGCGTGCACGATTTCGACGTGCTGCGCTCGGTGTCGTTGATCGAAGAGGACAACGGCCGCCGGGTACGCATGGGTAACCTGGCGTTCCTCGGTTCCCACAGCGTCAACGGCGTGTCCGGGTTGCATACCCAACTGATGCGCAGCACGGTGTTCTCCGAGCTGCACAAGCTCTATCCGGAGCGAATCAACAACAAGACCAACGGCATCACCTTCCGCCGCTGGTTGTTCCAGGCCAACGCCGAATTGACCTCGATGATGGTCGACGCCCTTGGCCCGAGCGTGCTCGACAATCCCGAGGAGCGCCTGATCGAGCTGGAGCCGTTCGCCGACAAACCGGCGTTTCGCAAGCAGTTCGCCGAACAGCGCCTGCACAGCAAGAAAGCCCTGGCCTACCTGATCCACGAGCGGCTGGGCATCGCCGTCAACCCGGCGGCGATGTTCGACGTGCAGGTCAAGCGGATCCACGAATACAAGCGTCAGTTGCTCAACCTGATGCACACTGTGGCGCTGTACCAGGCGATTCGTGCCGAGCCGGAAGTGGACTGGGTGCCGCGGGTGAAAATCTTCGCCGGCAAGGCCGCCGCCAGTTATCACCAGGCCAAGCTGATCATCAAGCTGACCAACGACATCGCCCGGGTGGTGAACAACGACCCGACCGTGCGCGGCTTGCTCAAAGTGGTGTTCCTGCCCAACTACAACGTCAGCCTGGCCGAAAGCATCATCCCGGCGGCGGACTTGTCGGAGCAGATTTCCACGGCCGGTTTCGAAGCCTCGGGCACCAGCAACATGAAGTTCGGCCTCAACGGCGCGCTGACCATCGGCACCATGGACGGCGCCAACGTGGAAATGCACGAGCGTGTCGGCGGTGACCATATGTTCATCTTCGGCCTGACCGCCGAGCAGGTGGAAGCGCGCAAGCGCAACGGTGAATTCAGCGCCGCGCCGGACATCGCCGCGTCCCATCGCCTTGGCGATGTATTGCAAGCGATTCGTGGTGGCGTCTTCTCGCCGGATGACCCGATGCGCTACACCGGGCTGGTGGATTCGCTGGTGGATTACGACCGCTTCCTGGTCTGTGCCGATTTCGACGCGTACTGGAACGCCCAGGCCAAGGTCGAAGAGAAGTGGCACGACTCCAAGCAATGGTGGCGCTCGGCGGTGCTCAATACCGCGCGCATGGGCTGGTTCTCCTCTGACCGGACCATCCGCGAATACGCCACCGACATCTGGAAGGCGCTGGAGTAA